Within Anaerolineae bacterium, the genomic segment GCACGCTCTTATACAGCAGGTCGCTGGTGCAGTGCGGCGCGACGTGGTCCTGATACGTGTCCAGGTCAATGTGCTGAGTTCCACCAGCCGCGAGGATGCCCAGCATCTCCGCCGAAGCGCCGGGATTTCGCAGCGTCACGCGGGAGAAAGTCTTAGTCAGCCGGCTTCCCAAATTGCTCGCGATCCACAGCAGATAGCTGTCTTGATCGAGCACGGCGTGCTGAGTCGAGAAATTCCACAAGTCTTCAGCCCAGTTTTGTAGATAGACATAGGTCAATCGCGCGCCCGGCCTGAGGAAGATCTCGACGACGCCGCTATGGAACCCATCATCGCCCGCGGTCAGTGAGAGGAAATCCTCGACGTAGGTCACTTCAGCCCCTTCCTCCACGATAATGAGGGTGTGCGCGAAGTTGCCTACGCCTAAGTTCTCCCGGGCTATCACTGCTTGCAATGGCAGCTCTACTCGCACATGGCGCGGCACGTAGAGGAAGGTCCCCCCCTGCCAGAAAGCTGCGTGCAGCGCCGCAAATTTATTCTTGTCGATCGGCACCGCCTCGGTCATGAAATATGGCTGAACCAACGGCGCGTGCTCCCGCACGGCTGTATCCATGTCAGTGAAGATCACTCCTCTAGCAGCCAATTCATCACTTAGGGAGCTGAATTGGACATATCCGTCGCAATAGATTAACAGACCGGCGGTTTCCCCGGCTATGGCTAGGTGCTCACGCAGGCCAGACGGCAGCTCCTCAAGGTTTGAGGCCGGCGCGGGCGGCTTGACTCGCCAGGGCAGGACACGGTCCAGCTCGAGGCCACGCAATGAGGTGCGCCGCCATCGCTCATCATTCGTGGTCGGGAACGGGATCTCCTCATAGAATCGCCAGGCCAGCAACCGGCGCTCCCGAACCCAGGCGGGTTCATCACGTAAGGCTGAGAGGGCCTCTACGGCATCGCGGCTGAAGCCGCTGCTTACCACAAGGGATGGTATTGTCGTTTTCTGCAATGCGTCTTCCATTTACGTACACCTTGCTCCTTATCTTCCAGCAATCAAGCAACAAGGGGACTAGTCATTGGAGGGCCCAGGGAGGTCGCTTTGTTACCCTGTTACCTCATGGACTCGTTCCCTTGCTCGCTTGCCGACTCGCTCAGCCGACCGAGCCCTCCATCTGGAGCTGGATCAGGCGGTTCATCTCAACGGCATACTCCATGGGCAGCTCCTTGATCATCGGCTCAATAAAGCCGGAGACGATCATCGTCGCCGCCTCTTCCTCGGTGAGGCCGCGGCTCATCAGATAGAAGAGCTGCTCCTCGCCGATCTTGCTCACCGTCGCCTCGTGGCCGATGGTAACGTCATCCTCATCAATCTCGATGTACGGATAGGTATCGGACCGTGAGTACTCGTCTAGGATCAGCGCGTCGCAGACCACGTTGGCCTTGGACCCCTTAGCCCCTTCGGCCACCTTCAGTAGGCCACGGTAGGAGGCGCGGCCGCCATCCTTGCTGATAGACTTGGAGGTGATGCGGCTAGAGGTATACGGCGCGCCGTGAATCACCTTGCCGCCAGCGTCCTGGTGCTGCCCACGCCCGGCGAAGGCGATGGAGAGGATCTCCGCCCGGGCCCCCTTGCCGAGCATATAGACTGACGGGTATTTCATGGTGACTTTAGAACCCAGGTTTC encodes:
- the sufD gene encoding Fe-S cluster assembly protein SufD: MEDALQKTTIPSLVVSSGFSRDAVEALSALRDEPAWVRERRLLAWRFYEEIPFPTTNDERWRRTSLRGLELDRVLPWRVKPPAPASNLEELPSGLREHLAIAGETAGLLIYCDGYVQFSSLSDELAARGVIFTDMDTAVREHAPLVQPYFMTEAVPIDKNKFAALHAAFWQGGTFLYVPRHVRVELPLQAVIARENLGVGNFAHTLIIVEEGAEVTYVEDFLSLTAGDDGFHSGVVEIFLRPGARLTYVYLQNWAEDLWNFSTQHAVLDQDSYLLWIASNLGSRLTKTFSRVTLRNPGASAEMLGILAAGGTQHIDLDTYQDHVAPHCTSDLLYKSVLKDRARSVWHGMIWAHKAAQKTNAYQKNENLILSDGARADSIPGLEIEANDLRCTHGATAGKIDPEQLFYLMSRGLTRQEAERMIVQGFFEPLLARIPVESIRHRLERAIIEKMARP